In Elgaria multicarinata webbii isolate HBS135686 ecotype San Diego chromosome 15, rElgMul1.1.pri, whole genome shotgun sequence, one genomic interval encodes:
- the LOC134409271 gene encoding growth hormone secretagogue receptor type 1-like isoform X2, producing the protein MASLSLNGSVGNDTDYYEEPSFSLFDIPVLVPVTIICILLFFLGIAGNVTIILIFKQHKEMRTTVNMYLSSMALSDSLIFLGLPSDLYRIWKYKPYIFGNFLCKFIVYLSETCTYCTILHITTLSVERYFAICFPLKAKTTITKSRVKGIILLLWLCSLVTAVPILFLFGVEHHNGSLPEETNECKYIEQAAHSGLLETMTWLSTLYFFLPVFCLVLLYGLICRKLWRTAHKLEGHHAATREKYHQQTVKMLVVVLAFVLCWLPLHAGRILFAQGNMVLYEISQYFNLVSMLLFYLGASVNPILYNVMSQKYRKAVCKFLNHTRVCQSRHLSRSVETSVEGLEIRFHVK; encoded by the exons ATGGCTTCCTTGTCGTTGAACGGCTCTGTTGGAAATGATACAGACTACTATGAAgagccttccttttctttgtttgaCATTCCCGTCTTGGTGCCAGTGACGATCATTTGCATCCTTTTGTTCTTCTTGGGCATTGCTGGAAACGTGACCATCATACTAATTTTTAAGCAGCACAAAGAGATGAGGACCACAGTTAATATGTACTTATCGAGCATGGCCTTGTCCGACAGCCTGATCTTCCTAGGCCTGCCCTCCGATCTGTACAGGATTTGGAAATACAAGCCCTACATCTTCGGCAACTTTCTCTGCAAGTTTATTGTCTACCTCAGCGAAACCTGCACGTACTGCACGATACTCCACATCACCACCTTGAGCGTCGAAAGATACTTTGCCATTTGTTTTCCTTTGAAGGCTAAAACAACCATCACTAAAAGCCGGGTCAAAGGCATCATTCTTCTCCTATGGCTTTGTTCTTTAGTGACTGCCGTCCCCATCCTCTTTCTCTTTGGGGTCGAACACCACAATGGTAGCCTGCCGGAGGAAACGAACGAATGCAAATACATAGAGCAAGCAGCCCATTCGGGTCTTCTCGAGACGATGACCTGGCTTTCCACCCTTTACTTTTTCTTGCCCGTGTTTTGCTTGGTACTCCTCTACGGACTGATCTGTAGAAAGCTCTGGAGAACTGCACACAAGCTGGAGGGACATCATGCTGCAACTAGAGAGAAGTACCACCAGCAAACAGTCAAAATGCTAG TGGTCGTCCTAGCCTTTGTGCTGTGCTGGCTCCCGTTACATGCTGGCCGGATCCTCTTTGCCCAAGGAAACATGGTCCTATACGAGATCAGCCAATACTTCAACCTCGTAtcaatgctgctgttttatcttggAGCATCTGTAAACCCGATCCTTTATAACGTCATGTCCCAAAAATACAGGAAAGCCGTATGCAAGTTTCTGAACCATACCCGGGTTTGTCAGTCGAGACACCTAAGTAGGAGTGTCGAGACTTCTGTTGAAGGTTTGGAAATCCGTTTTCACGTAAAGTAA
- the LOC134409271 gene encoding growth hormone secretagogue receptor type 1-like isoform X1: MASLSLNGSVGNDTDYYEEPSFSLFDIPVLVPVTIICILLFFLGIAGNVTIILIFKQHKEMRTTVNMYLSSMALSDSLIFLGLPSDLYRIWKYKPYIFGNFLCKFIVYLSETCTYCTILHITTLSVERYFAICFPLKAKTTITKSRVKGIILLLWLCSLVTAVPILFLFGVEHHNGSLPEETNECKYIEQAAHSGLLETMTWLSTLYFFLPVFCLVLLYGLICRKLWRTAHKLEGHHAATREKYHQQTVKMLAVVVLAFVLCWLPLHAGRILFAQGNMVLYEISQYFNLVSMLLFYLGASVNPILYNVMSQKYRKAVCKFLNHTRVCQSRHLSRSVETSVEGLEIRFHVK, translated from the exons ATGGCTTCCTTGTCGTTGAACGGCTCTGTTGGAAATGATACAGACTACTATGAAgagccttccttttctttgtttgaCATTCCCGTCTTGGTGCCAGTGACGATCATTTGCATCCTTTTGTTCTTCTTGGGCATTGCTGGAAACGTGACCATCATACTAATTTTTAAGCAGCACAAAGAGATGAGGACCACAGTTAATATGTACTTATCGAGCATGGCCTTGTCCGACAGCCTGATCTTCCTAGGCCTGCCCTCCGATCTGTACAGGATTTGGAAATACAAGCCCTACATCTTCGGCAACTTTCTCTGCAAGTTTATTGTCTACCTCAGCGAAACCTGCACGTACTGCACGATACTCCACATCACCACCTTGAGCGTCGAAAGATACTTTGCCATTTGTTTTCCTTTGAAGGCTAAAACAACCATCACTAAAAGCCGGGTCAAAGGCATCATTCTTCTCCTATGGCTTTGTTCTTTAGTGACTGCCGTCCCCATCCTCTTTCTCTTTGGGGTCGAACACCACAATGGTAGCCTGCCGGAGGAAACGAACGAATGCAAATACATAGAGCAAGCAGCCCATTCGGGTCTTCTCGAGACGATGACCTGGCTTTCCACCCTTTACTTTTTCTTGCCCGTGTTTTGCTTGGTACTCCTCTACGGACTGATCTGTAGAAAGCTCTGGAGAACTGCACACAAGCTGGAGGGACATCATGCTGCAACTAGAGAGAAGTACCACCAGCAAACAGTCAAAATGCTAG CAGTGGTCGTCCTAGCCTTTGTGCTGTGCTGGCTCCCGTTACATGCTGGCCGGATCCTCTTTGCCCAAGGAAACATGGTCCTATACGAGATCAGCCAATACTTCAACCTCGTAtcaatgctgctgttttatcttggAGCATCTGTAAACCCGATCCTTTATAACGTCATGTCCCAAAAATACAGGAAAGCCGTATGCAAGTTTCTGAACCATACCCGGGTTTGTCAGTCGAGACACCTAAGTAGGAGTGTCGAGACTTCTGTTGAAGGTTTGGAAATCCGTTTTCACGTAAAGTAA